A genomic region of Micromonospora sp. NBC_01796 contains the following coding sequences:
- a CDS encoding condensation domain-containing protein yields the protein MTFEEVLEYVSVADVRLTGVDGTLRYDAPAAVLTPELMAGLRSYKGELLRWLAGPADEREVTRAPLSAQQNRMMENVERTGNSSGWNVGLRLELVGDLDVAALDAAVDGLLARHHALRARLGRDGDTRIQRILAHRPVPLPVVDLTALPDDETRTRAEAACRAVVEPAFDLADEAPVRYALIRLDRNESWLVLVVHHIACDGWAISVLLRDLAAGYRSAHTGGTADFGPPAAQCTGYARWQRDQWDEPTRRRRLTHWAEHLGDGPLTLDLPFDGPAPDRPTGRAATHRFEIPDRVRLAAQALARARGATVNAVTAAAMAVLLARLSGQPDVTLSVPHANRSPRAYEEAVAVMTTALPLRIRTAAATFGELVDQTAAGLFAGIDNLLPTAWIYGQFLGPAGGGMPSGVMVSFAFQNTLDMRLELPDLTVRVRDVPTDAERGALMFGLVPHPDRLDGYLEYPLDRLTDETARRWVAEYVELLADACADPDRPLPALDRHPAL from the coding sequence GTGACCTTCGAGGAGGTGCTGGAGTACGTCTCCGTCGCCGACGTACGGCTCACCGGTGTCGACGGGACACTGCGCTACGACGCCCCGGCGGCGGTCCTGACCCCGGAACTGATGGCGGGGCTGCGGTCGTACAAGGGCGAGCTGTTGCGGTGGCTGGCCGGACCGGCCGACGAGCGTGAGGTGACGCGGGCGCCGCTCTCGGCCCAGCAGAACCGGATGATGGAGAACGTCGAACGGACCGGGAACTCCAGCGGCTGGAACGTCGGGCTGCGCCTGGAACTGGTCGGGGACCTGGACGTCGCCGCGCTCGACGCCGCCGTCGACGGGCTGCTCGCCCGGCACCACGCGTTGCGGGCCCGGTTGGGACGCGACGGCGACACCAGGATCCAACGGATCCTCGCCCACCGGCCGGTCCCCCTCCCGGTCGTCGACCTGACCGCGCTTCCGGACGACGAGACCCGGACGCGGGCCGAGGCGGCGTGCCGGGCGGTGGTGGAGCCGGCGTTCGACCTGGCCGACGAGGCGCCGGTCCGGTACGCCCTGATCCGCCTCGACCGGAACGAGTCCTGGCTGGTCCTGGTCGTGCACCACATCGCCTGCGACGGCTGGGCCATCTCGGTGCTGCTGCGCGACCTGGCCGCCGGCTACCGCAGCGCCCACACCGGGGGTACCGCCGACTTCGGGCCGCCCGCCGCCCAGTGCACCGGATACGCCCGCTGGCAGCGCGACCAGTGGGACGAGCCGACCCGGCGCCGACGACTCACCCACTGGGCGGAGCACCTCGGTGACGGACCGCTCACCCTGGACCTGCCGTTCGACGGCCCCGCCCCGGACCGCCCCACCGGTCGGGCCGCCACCCACCGGTTCGAGATCCCGGACCGGGTACGCCTCGCCGCGCAGGCGCTCGCCCGCGCCCGGGGCGCCACCGTGAACGCGGTCACGGCCGCCGCGATGGCGGTCCTGCTCGCCCGGCTCAGCGGGCAACCCGACGTGACACTCTCGGTGCCGCACGCCAACCGCTCACCCCGGGCGTACGAGGAGGCGGTCGCCGTGATGACCACGGCACTGCCGCTGCGGATCCGTACGGCCGCCGCCACGTTCGGCGAACTCGTCGACCAGACCGCCGCCGGCCTCTTCGCCGGCATCGACAACCTGCTGCCCACCGCCTGGATCTACGGGCAGTTCCTCGGGCCGGCGGGCGGCGGGATGCCGTCCGGGGTGATGGTGAGCTTCGCGTTCCAGAACACCCTGGACATGCGACTCGAACTGCCCGACCTGACCGTACGGGTGCGGGACGTGCCGACCGATGCCGAGCGGGGTGCGCTGATGTTCGGTCTGGTGCCCCATCCGGATCGGCTCGACGGCTATCTGGAGTACCCGTTGGACCGGCTCACCGACGAGACCGCCCGTCGATGGGTGGCCGAATACGTCGAACTGCTCGCCGACGCCTGCGCCGACCCGGACCGGCCCCTCCCCGCGCTTGATCGACATCCCGCCCTCTGA
- a CDS encoding MmcQ/YjbR family DNA-binding protein, protein MADADDVRRLALALPQVVEIDSAGFDFRVANQGFVWSYPERIPGRPRVIRTDVAVLYVGDEAEKQALLLGEPEIFFTTPGYDGLPLVMLRLVRVDVDRLTELVTDAWRMRAPASITGDLDEGAAASTPGRRR, encoded by the coding sequence ATGGCTGACGCCGACGATGTCCGTCGGCTGGCCCTGGCGCTGCCGCAGGTGGTCGAGATCGACAGCGCCGGTTTCGACTTCCGGGTCGCCAACCAGGGTTTCGTCTGGTCCTACCCCGAGCGCATACCCGGCAGGCCACGCGTGATCCGTACCGACGTCGCCGTGCTGTACGTCGGCGACGAAGCGGAGAAGCAGGCGTTGCTCCTCGGCGAGCCCGAGATCTTCTTCACCACACCCGGGTACGACGGTCTGCCCCTGGTGATGCTGCGGCTGGTGCGGGTGGACGTCGACCGCCTGACGGAACTCGTCACCGATGCCTGGCGCATGCGTGCCCCGGCGTCGATCACCGGCGACCTGGATGAGGGCGCCGCTGCTTCGACGCCGGGACGGCGACGCTGA
- the prfH gene encoding peptide chain release factor H, translated as MSVHLLLSAGRGPQECAWALGRLLRRLEADATRQNLEVRRIEVVPGDRSDTYQSVLVRIAGAGAEAFAAAWTGTLCWQAPSPYRTSTGRKNWYVTAQPCRVDTPHTTFTEADVDIVACRTGGPGGQHRNKASTAVRATHRPSGIVVVVDTERQFSLNRRTAIRLLRERIEHGDELAERAVTSARWRIHDGLVRGNPTRVERPGPGG; from the coding sequence GTGAGCGTCCACCTGCTGCTGTCCGCCGGACGTGGTCCGCAGGAGTGCGCCTGGGCCCTGGGCCGGTTACTACGCCGGCTGGAAGCCGACGCCACCCGGCAGAACCTGGAGGTCCGTCGGATCGAGGTCGTACCCGGTGACCGGTCCGACACCTACCAGTCGGTCCTGGTCCGGATCGCCGGGGCCGGTGCCGAGGCGTTCGCCGCGGCCTGGACCGGCACCCTGTGCTGGCAGGCTCCCAGCCCCTACCGGACCAGCACCGGCCGCAAGAACTGGTACGTCACCGCGCAACCGTGCCGGGTCGACACCCCGCACACGACGTTCACCGAGGCGGATGTCGACATCGTCGCCTGCCGTACCGGCGGCCCCGGCGGGCAGCACCGGAACAAGGCCAGTACGGCGGTACGGGCGACCCACCGCCCCTCGGGCATCGTCGTGGTGGTCGACACCGAACGGCAGTTCAGCCTCAACCGGCGTACCGCCATCCGGTTGTTGCGGGAGCGGATCGAGCACGGCGACGAGCTGGCGGAACGCGCTGTCACCTCCGCCCGCTGGCGCATCCACGACGGGCTCGTACGCGGCAACCCCACCCGCGTCGAACGTCCCGGACCCGGCGGCTAG
- a CDS encoding RNA ligase RtcB family protein → MSASPSRQGSLPPSTPATGSATVTVFASSTSWIESDAVAQCHQVAAFDGMIHVAAMPDLHPGKGAPIGAAMASTVLYPFLVGSDIGCGIAVFPIRLKRAVPAKLAARFPDLDRALDPEADADDPAWTVVRGDIPSGHVEGLGTVGRGNHFVELARIGTVFEPDHADRLGLTADDLVLIVHSGSRGLGEQILRAHTSVHGAGPAPDPATYLAMHDDAVRWGALNRRLMAARVAHALGAEPTEPIVDQCHNLVEHRDGVYLHRKGAAPGDGRDVLIAGTRGTPSYLVAAHAGPEANHSVAHGAGRKMSRADALRRGRAKHTVEELRRTPVGSLVVCGDRQLLFEEAPTAYKRIEQVIADLVDHDLATPVATTVPLVTYKTPDLGSTTRRDRREHRRGGGRS, encoded by the coding sequence GTGTCCGCGTCACCCTCCCGGCAGGGGTCCCTGCCGCCGTCGACCCCGGCCACGGGTTCGGCCACCGTAACCGTGTTCGCGTCGTCCACGAGTTGGATCGAGTCCGATGCCGTCGCACAGTGCCACCAGGTGGCAGCCTTCGACGGAATGATCCACGTCGCCGCCATGCCGGACCTGCACCCCGGCAAGGGCGCCCCGATCGGCGCCGCCATGGCGTCGACCGTGCTGTACCCGTTCCTGGTCGGATCCGACATCGGGTGCGGCATCGCCGTGTTCCCGATCAGGCTCAAGCGTGCCGTACCGGCGAAGCTCGCCGCCCGGTTCCCCGACCTGGACCGGGCGCTGGACCCCGAGGCCGACGCCGACGATCCGGCCTGGACCGTTGTCCGGGGCGACATCCCCTCCGGTCACGTCGAGGGTCTCGGCACGGTCGGCCGGGGCAACCACTTCGTCGAACTGGCCCGGATCGGGACCGTGTTCGAGCCGGACCACGCGGACCGTCTCGGCCTCACCGCCGACGACCTGGTCCTCATCGTGCACAGCGGATCCCGGGGACTGGGCGAGCAGATCCTGCGCGCACACACCTCGGTCCACGGTGCCGGTCCCGCCCCCGATCCCGCCACCTACCTGGCGATGCACGACGACGCCGTACGCTGGGGCGCGCTCAACCGGCGGCTGATGGCCGCCCGGGTCGCCCACGCCCTGGGTGCCGAGCCGACCGAGCCGATCGTCGACCAGTGCCACAACCTGGTCGAGCACCGCGACGGGGTCTACCTGCACCGCAAGGGTGCGGCACCGGGTGACGGTCGGGACGTGCTGATCGCCGGTACCCGGGGCACCCCCTCGTACCTCGTGGCCGCCCATGCCGGGCCGGAGGCGAACCATTCGGTGGCGCACGGCGCCGGCCGCAAGATGTCGCGCGCCGACGCCCTGCGTCGCGGCCGGGCCAAGCACACGGTCGAGGAGCTGCGGCGTACACCGGTGGGATCGCTGGTGGTGTGCGGGGACCGCCAACTGCTCTTCGAGGAGGCACCGACGGCGTACAAGCGGATCGAGCAGGTGATCGCCGACCTCGTCGACCACGACCTGGCCACGCCGGTGGCGACCACGGTTCCCCTGGTCACGTACAAGACGCCGGACCTCGGGTCCACGACCCGCCGCGACCGTCGGGAGCACCGACGCGGAGGTGGCCGGTCGTGA
- a CDS encoding alpha/beta fold hydrolase — translation MTRRELWRMAAVVAAGTAWGIAAARWTPRGPLTNTQALWSVGISVAVGLAAGWWSRSRWAMLAATATFVVALELTRIGVRGPSVDAPHASPFGIIALLAGRGVHGVLSVLPLVLGAAYGAGLARRRRQVPVGAAHPRARWGTRIRRAGTAVLTAALVAATVVVSVPARTAPMPGPGGVAELALVDVGPYRLGMMIRGVDAGAPVLLFVPGAPGGTEIGSMRLHLAALERRFVVVTLDRRGGGSSYPALEPTGTVTLDGAVTDTLAVTDYLRDRFGQDRIYLLGHSGGSIIGVLAVQRRPDKYHAYIGTGQAVDLAASDRLFYDDILVWARETGHDALTRQLTDQGPPPYEDVYLYEPIMTYAPRAYDYDHGPNARGATGFGLDVPEYTLLQKIHMMNGVLDTWSALYPRMQHVDLRRDVPQLDVPVYFVQGGHEMRGLATVFDQWYERLRAPRKHLDVFETAGHRAMFEQPDRLAAVMDRVLTGQ, via the coding sequence ATGACACGCAGAGAACTGTGGCGGATGGCCGCGGTGGTGGCCGCCGGGACGGCCTGGGGCATCGCGGCGGCCCGGTGGACACCGCGCGGGCCGCTGACCAACACCCAGGCGCTGTGGTCGGTCGGGATCAGCGTCGCGGTCGGGCTGGCCGCCGGCTGGTGGAGCCGTTCGCGGTGGGCGATGCTCGCCGCCACCGCGACCTTCGTGGTGGCACTGGAACTGACCCGGATCGGGGTACGGGGGCCGTCCGTGGACGCACCGCACGCGAGCCCGTTCGGCATCATCGCCCTGCTCGCCGGTCGGGGGGTGCACGGTGTGCTGTCGGTCCTGCCGCTCGTGCTCGGCGCCGCCTACGGGGCGGGCCTCGCCCGCCGTCGCCGGCAGGTGCCGGTCGGGGCAGCCCACCCGCGCGCCCGCTGGGGCACCCGGATCCGCCGGGCCGGTACCGCCGTGCTGACCGCTGCCCTGGTCGCGGCCACGGTGGTCGTGTCCGTGCCGGCCCGGACGGCGCCGATGCCGGGTCCGGGCGGCGTCGCCGAGCTGGCCCTCGTCGACGTGGGTCCGTACCGGCTCGGGATGATGATCCGTGGGGTCGACGCCGGGGCGCCGGTGCTGCTGTTCGTCCCCGGCGCGCCGGGCGGCACCGAGATCGGTTCGATGCGCCTGCATCTCGCCGCACTGGAACGGCGCTTCGTGGTGGTCACCCTGGACCGGCGAGGCGGCGGCTCCTCCTACCCGGCGCTGGAACCCACCGGTACGGTCACCCTGGACGGGGCGGTCACCGACACCCTCGCCGTCACCGACTACCTGCGGGACCGGTTCGGTCAGGACAGGATCTACCTGCTGGGACACTCCGGCGGTTCGATCATCGGCGTGCTCGCGGTGCAGCGCCGGCCGGACAAGTACCACGCGTACATCGGCACCGGTCAGGCGGTCGACCTCGCGGCCAGCGACCGGTTGTTCTACGACGACATCCTCGTCTGGGCGCGCGAGACGGGCCACGACGCCCTCACCCGGCAACTCACCGACCAGGGTCCACCGCCGTACGAGGACGTGTACCTCTACGAGCCGATCATGACGTACGCACCACGGGCGTACGACTACGATCACGGCCCCAACGCGAGGGGCGCCACCGGTTTCGGCCTCGACGTCCCCGAGTACACGCTGCTACAGAAGATCCACATGATGAACGGGGTCCTCGACACCTGGAGCGCCCTGTACCCCCGGATGCAGCACGTCGACCTGCGCCGCGACGTACCGCAACTCGACGTACCGGTGTACTTCGTGCAGGGCGGGCACGAGATGCGCGGCCTGGCAACGGTCTTCGACCAGTGGTACGAGCGGCTGCGGGCGCCGCGAAAGCACCTGGACGTCTTCGAGACGGCCGGGCACCGGGCCATGTTCGAGCAGCCGGACCGCCTGGCCGCAGTGATGGACCGGGTACTGACCGGACAGTGA
- a CDS encoding sensor histidine kinase: MSALLFALLVPEPAGGSRSARRDRLADAIAIGLACGYGALMVPLGDATAPGAALPWPVDVGIGTLCAFALAVRRRWPLGLALVLLPFGAVSVMATGAITVALFTVAIRCRARVVFLLGAVNVLTGVAYFLLQDHPTYPLWVDVVMRVVISVAAAGWGLFVQAYRGLTRSLREHASRVEADQHLRVEQARLTERARIAREMHDVLAHRMSLVSLHAGALEVRTDARPEEVALAAGAIRASAHEALQELRTVVGVLREGAAGRPEPPQPGLADLPDLVESGRATGMTIHYSCRVPPVGPSMVLGRTAYRFVQEGLTNARKHAPGAAVEVQVAGTAGEELRITITNPCAGPSGRPVIPGAGMGLVGLGERVALAGGRVEYGVDRDTFRLRAWLPWSA; the protein is encoded by the coding sequence ATGTCGGCCCTGCTCTTCGCCCTGCTCGTGCCCGAGCCCGCGGGCGGCAGCCGGTCGGCGCGGCGCGACCGGCTCGCCGACGCCATCGCGATCGGGCTGGCCTGCGGCTACGGCGCGCTGATGGTGCCACTGGGCGACGCGACGGCACCCGGGGCGGCCCTGCCCTGGCCGGTCGACGTCGGGATCGGCACGCTGTGCGCGTTCGCCCTGGCGGTACGCCGACGCTGGCCGCTCGGGCTCGCGCTGGTGCTCCTGCCGTTCGGCGCGGTGTCCGTCATGGCCACCGGTGCGATCACCGTCGCGCTGTTCACCGTCGCGATCCGATGCCGGGCACGGGTGGTGTTCCTGCTCGGCGCCGTGAACGTCCTCACCGGTGTGGCGTACTTCCTGTTGCAGGACCATCCCACGTACCCGTTGTGGGTCGACGTCGTGATGCGGGTGGTGATCAGCGTCGCCGCCGCGGGGTGGGGGCTTTTCGTGCAGGCGTACCGGGGGCTGACCCGGTCGTTGCGCGAGCACGCGTCCCGCGTGGAGGCCGACCAGCACCTGCGCGTCGAGCAGGCGCGGCTGACCGAACGGGCCCGGATCGCCCGTGAGATGCACGACGTCCTCGCCCACCGGATGTCACTGGTCAGCCTGCACGCCGGGGCCCTGGAGGTACGTACGGACGCGAGGCCGGAGGAGGTGGCCCTCGCCGCGGGGGCGATCCGGGCCAGCGCGCACGAGGCGCTGCAGGAGTTGCGGACCGTCGTCGGGGTGCTCCGGGAGGGCGCGGCGGGACGGCCCGAGCCGCCGCAGCCCGGCCTCGCCGACCTGCCCGACCTGGTGGAGAGCGGGCGCGCGACGGGGATGACGATCCACTACTCCTGCCGGGTGCCCCCGGTCGGACCGTCCATGGTCCTCGGCCGTACGGCGTACCGGTTCGTGCAGGAGGGGCTGACCAACGCCCGGAAGCACGCGCCCGGAGCGGCGGTGGAGGTACAGGTGGCCGGGACCGCCGGTGAGGAGTTGCGGATCACGATCACGAACCCCTGCGCCGGTCCGTCCGGGCGGCCGGTCATACCGGGGGCGGGGATGGGGCTCGTCGGCCTGGGTGAGCGGGTCGCGCTGGCGGGCGGCCGGGTGGAGTACGGCGTCGACCGCGACACGTTCCGCCTCCGGGCATGGCTGCCGTGGTCGGCCTGA
- a CDS encoding response regulator transcription factor → MAAVVGLRGDRPIRLAIVDDDPLVRAGLRILLGGSPDIEVVAEAGDGAGAVLLVDAHWPDVILMDIRMPRVDGLTATQRIRGRPSPPQVIVLTTFNADEYVLEALRGGASGFLLKDTPPHDIIAAVRTVAAGAASLSPAVIRQLIDHVADPSAGSRRDRARTLLAALTDREHEVAVALGRGVSNAEIGAALGMSVPTVKGHVSRLLAKLELNNRVQVALLIHDAELLR, encoded by the coding sequence ATGGCTGCCGTGGTCGGCCTGAGGGGGGACCGGCCGATTCGGCTGGCGATCGTCGACGACGACCCACTGGTACGGGCCGGGCTCCGGATCCTGCTGGGCGGCTCGCCGGACATCGAGGTGGTCGCCGAGGCCGGCGACGGCGCCGGGGCGGTGTTGCTGGTCGACGCCCACTGGCCGGACGTGATCCTGATGGACATCCGGATGCCCAGGGTCGACGGCCTGACTGCCACCCAACGCATCCGGGGCCGGCCGTCGCCGCCGCAGGTGATCGTCCTGACCACCTTCAACGCCGACGAGTACGTCCTGGAGGCGCTGCGCGGCGGGGCCAGCGGCTTCCTGCTCAAGGACACCCCGCCGCACGACATCATCGCCGCGGTCCGCACCGTCGCGGCGGGTGCGGCCAGCCTGTCCCCGGCTGTCATCCGGCAACTCATCGACCACGTCGCCGACCCGTCGGCGGGGTCGCGGCGCGACCGGGCCCGTACCCTCCTGGCCGCGCTCACCGACCGCGAGCACGAGGTGGCCGTCGCGCTCGGGCGCGGGGTGTCGAACGCGGAGATCGGTGCCGCGCTGGGCATGAGCGTGCCCACGGTGAAGGGTCACGTCTCCCGGCTGCTGGCCAAGCTGGAGCTCAACAACCGCGTCCAGGTCGCGCTGCTCATCCACGACGCCGAACTGCTCCGGTAG
- a CDS encoding polysaccharide biosynthesis tyrosine autokinase: MNGGSSLRALRRSWWLVLVAVISGLGIAGVVTTREVPQYVTTTTFFVTTPGKGTTDVMQGSTFSRERIKSYVDLVRGDRLAGMVAGEHPMGLSVQQIQERITAQAVRDTVLLTVTITDVDQARSERLAHAVLGEFTALVETLEGSPGADSPAVKLEVIAGPTPVTVTSRPLRNLGLGLLAGLLVGLAAAMLRETLDKTVRTSGMLLETTGAPVLAVVPHQGSMARKPALLRGGSTPGAESFRQLRTNLRCVDPSVRILAVTSAIPGEGRSITAANLAVMVAETGSRVLLLEADLRRPRIANYLRLPGRTGLSDVLAGRIDVSDALQQWGKHPLWVLPCGATPSNPSELLGSGKMATLLESERWNFDLIVIDTPALLPLTDGAVVAQAADGVILVARANMTGQEEVRAASAALRTVHAQVVGCVLNDVGRRDVGLAYRYGVGVRIGVRSRSAGEVLPLPTAAQAPDQTPDRAGTWWQGTAPSDGRRPVEAGVKGAGDPGAEGPRTSAR; this comes from the coding sequence GTGAATGGCGGCAGCAGTCTGCGCGCGTTACGCCGTAGCTGGTGGTTGGTGCTGGTGGCGGTGATCTCCGGACTGGGGATCGCGGGCGTGGTCACCACCAGGGAGGTGCCCCAGTACGTGACCACCACGACGTTCTTCGTCACCACCCCGGGCAAGGGCACCACCGACGTGATGCAGGGCAGCACCTTCTCCCGGGAGCGGATCAAGTCGTACGTGGACCTGGTCCGGGGCGACCGGTTGGCTGGCATGGTCGCCGGCGAGCACCCGATGGGACTCTCCGTCCAGCAGATCCAGGAGCGGATCACCGCCCAGGCGGTACGCGACACCGTGCTGCTGACCGTGACCATCACCGACGTGGACCAGGCCCGGTCGGAACGGCTCGCTCATGCCGTACTCGGTGAGTTCACGGCCCTCGTCGAGACCCTCGAAGGGTCACCGGGCGCCGACTCCCCGGCGGTGAAGCTGGAGGTCATCGCCGGCCCGACCCCGGTCACGGTGACCTCGCGACCGTTGCGCAACCTCGGGCTCGGCCTGCTGGCGGGCCTGTTGGTGGGGCTGGCGGCGGCGATGCTCCGGGAGACGCTGGACAAGACGGTCAGGACGTCCGGGATGCTGCTCGAGACGACCGGCGCACCGGTTCTGGCGGTCGTCCCGCACCAGGGCTCGATGGCCAGGAAACCCGCGCTGCTGCGGGGCGGCTCCACGCCGGGCGCGGAATCGTTCCGGCAACTGCGTACGAACCTGCGCTGCGTCGATCCCTCGGTGCGGATCCTGGCCGTGACGAGTGCCATTCCCGGCGAGGGCAGATCGATCACGGCCGCGAACCTCGCCGTCATGGTCGCCGAGACCGGCTCCCGGGTGCTGCTCCTGGAGGCGGACCTGCGCCGCCCCCGGATCGCGAACTACCTCAGGTTGCCGGGCAGGACCGGCCTGTCCGACGTACTCGCCGGTCGGATCGACGTGTCCGACGCGCTACAGCAGTGGGGAAAGCACCCCCTGTGGGTGCTGCCCTGCGGTGCCACTCCGTCGAACCCGAGCGAACTGCTCGGCTCGGGCAAGATGGCCACGCTCCTGGAGAGCGAGCGGTGGAACTTCGACCTGATCGTGATCGACACGCCGGCACTGCTGCCGCTGACCGACGGCGCCGTCGTGGCCCAGGCGGCCGACGGCGTGATCCTGGTGGCGCGGGCGAACATGACGGGGCAGGAAGAGGTACGGGCCGCGTCCGCCGCACTGCGGACGGTCCACGCGCAGGTCGTGGGCTGCGTGCTCAACGACGTGGGGCGTCGCGACGTCGGTTTGGCGTACCGCTACGGGGTGGGCGTACGGATCGGTGTCAGGTCGCGCTCCGCGGGTGAGGTCTTGCCGTTGCCAACGGCCGCCCAGGCACCCGATCAGACACCCGACCGGGCCGGCACCTGGTGGCAGGGCACGGCTCCGTCGGACGGGCGCCGTCCGGTCGAGGCGGGTGTCAAGGGCGCGGGTGACCCGGGCGCCGAGGGTCCGCGTACCTCCGCGCGCTGA
- a CDS encoding sugar transferase — protein MRKLPGTLPTRTTATSAVDEVPGLDELPGLDEVPGVDRMLDVERIPGVHKAPGRRFVGAHRRRRRASGSAPTTDGADSRGRVSAPGRRRVRVAVLESATHPTADRLDEEFEVVMRLPAPPRVEQLDALLLLCRPKMLLMKQPLDAVDPRLMAACLTRQVDLLVLARPTYGLLRPARLRRIGGLLWVHVRWPSGRPACGRVKRTLDVALVLLSLPLLLPVMLLILVAVGMRGPALYFQHRVGEGGRLFRIVKFRTMRTDAEHGLGPQLATPNDRRVTSIGRTLRRSRLDELPQLWNVLRGDMSLVGPRPERPEFVDEFKRLPHYDLRHLIRPGLTGVAQLTGGYAATAEEKLRFDLLYLSYRSLRLDLTLLVLTLADMLRGFPRG, from the coding sequence ATGAGAAAGCTCCCCGGCACCCTGCCCACCCGGACGACCGCGACCTCGGCCGTCGACGAGGTGCCCGGTCTCGACGAGTTGCCCGGTCTCGACGAGGTACCGGGCGTCGACCGGATGCTCGACGTCGAGCGGATTCCGGGTGTCCACAAGGCGCCCGGCCGGCGCTTCGTGGGTGCCCACCGGCGGCGCAGGCGTGCGTCCGGCTCCGCACCGACGACCGACGGCGCCGATTCCCGCGGCCGGGTCTCCGCGCCGGGCCGGAGACGGGTTCGTGTGGCCGTGTTGGAATCCGCCACCCACCCCACCGCGGACCGGCTCGACGAGGAGTTCGAGGTCGTGATGCGGCTGCCCGCACCGCCCAGAGTGGAGCAACTGGACGCCCTGCTTCTGCTCTGCCGGCCCAAGATGCTGCTGATGAAACAGCCGCTGGATGCGGTCGACCCGCGGCTGATGGCCGCCTGCCTGACCCGGCAGGTCGACCTGCTGGTTCTCGCGCGCCCGACCTACGGGCTGCTCCGACCGGCCCGGCTGCGGCGGATCGGTGGGCTGCTCTGGGTACACGTGCGGTGGCCGTCCGGCCGGCCCGCCTGCGGGCGGGTGAAGCGGACCCTGGACGTGGCGTTGGTACTGCTGAGCCTGCCCCTGCTGCTGCCGGTGATGCTGCTCATCCTGGTGGCGGTGGGCATGCGTGGGCCGGCCCTCTATTTTCAGCACCGGGTCGGCGAGGGCGGTCGGCTGTTCCGGATCGTGAAGTTCCGTACGATGCGGACCGACGCCGAGCATGGCCTCGGGCCGCAACTGGCCACACCGAACGACCGTCGGGTGACCTCGATAGGGCGGACCCTGCGCCGTTCCCGTCTGGACGAACTGCCCCAGTTGTGGAACGTCCTGCGCGGTGACATGAGCCTCGTCGGGCCCCGCCCGGAACGGCCCGAGTTCGTCGACGAGTTCAAGCGGCTGCCCCACTACGACCTCCGGCACCTCATCCGACCCGGCCTCACCGGCGTTGCCCAGCTCACCGGCGGGTACGCGGCCACGGCGGAGGAGAAGCTCCGGTTCGACCTGCTCTACCTCAGCTACCGTTCGCTGCGCTTGGACCTGACCCTGCTCGTGCTCACCCTGGCCGACATGCTGCGCGGGTTCCCCCGTGGCTAG